One window from the genome of Marinobacter sp. LV10R510-11A encodes:
- a CDS encoding LysR family transcriptional regulator, with the protein MKLPPLKALPVFEAVARLNSFSMAAQELAVSQSAVSHQIKQLETYLGEKLFWRSGRTLALTDEGRQYLDAISTSLLQIERASEQLLGREESLLRLSVFSSFAVRWLVPRLPDLQRLHPQVELALEMSSESPVLSDRVADCFITIHRNSPAYSYELLYVERLFPVCSQDYWQRIRRELGREIGVTGRDEPAMTTAEIARFPLLSTHSIYDKAAGDWEAWYRMVDETIPTGARIQHFSHMLLALEAARFHQGIALTNDYMLSTRKGSEEFVRLPCHSLVTGDKFYFAWKASRRRERGIQILRRWLVSEAIEGGLRSGAG; encoded by the coding sequence ATGAAACTGCCTCCCCTTAAAGCCCTACCCGTATTCGAAGCCGTTGCTCGCCTCAACAGCTTTTCCATGGCTGCTCAGGAATTGGCGGTAAGCCAGAGCGCGGTGAGCCATCAGATCAAACAGCTGGAAACCTACCTGGGTGAAAAACTGTTCTGGCGTAGCGGGCGCACACTCGCACTGACTGACGAAGGTCGTCAGTACCTGGATGCCATCAGCACCTCTTTACTTCAGATAGAGCGGGCCAGTGAGCAATTGCTGGGGCGTGAGGAATCCCTCCTTAGGTTATCGGTGTTCAGCTCTTTTGCCGTACGTTGGCTGGTACCCCGGCTGCCGGATTTGCAGCGCTTGCACCCGCAGGTAGAACTGGCGCTGGAAATGAGCAGCGAAAGCCCGGTGCTGTCTGACCGAGTGGCGGACTGTTTTATCACCATCCACAGGAACTCACCGGCCTACAGTTACGAGCTTTTGTACGTGGAACGGCTTTTCCCCGTGTGCAGCCAAGACTACTGGCAACGCATTCGCAGGGAGCTGGGGCGAGAGATAGGCGTAACGGGGCGCGACGAGCCTGCCATGACCACGGCTGAAATAGCCCGCTTCCCTCTGTTATCCACCCACAGTATTTACGACAAGGCCGCCGGCGATTGGGAAGCTTGGTATCGCATGGTGGACGAAACCATCCCCACCGGCGCTCGCATCCAGCATTTTAGCCACATGTTGTTGGCCCTCGAAGCCGCGCGGTTTCATCAAGGCATCGCGCTCACCAACGATTACATGCTCAGCACCCGCAAGGGCTCGGAGGAGTTTGTGCGTTTGCCCTGCCACTCACTGGTTACCGGAGACAAATTTTACTTTGCCTGGAAAGCCAGCCGCCGACGGGAGCGCGGTATTCAGATACTGCGCCGCTGGCTGGTCAGTGAGGCGATTGAAGGAGGGCTGCGGAGTGGGGCGGGCTAA
- a CDS encoding gamma-glutamylcyclotransferase: MSTDTIEHNRNRQDFSGIESIWLFGYGSLIYKVDFPFLEQRPASIQGWARRFWQGSHDHRGTPEAPGRVATLIEQPGGTCKGMAFRVSPSVFEHLDVREKNGYLRFSTALTFENGSYAQGLVYIATADNEVFLGHAPEADIARQIATATGPSGPNSEYLFRLAESLRTLGDECTHTFSIEAFLKSDS, encoded by the coding sequence ATGTCCACCGACACCATAGAACACAATCGCAACCGACAGGACTTCTCCGGCATCGAATCGATCTGGCTGTTCGGTTATGGTTCGCTGATTTACAAGGTAGACTTCCCGTTTTTGGAGCAACGCCCCGCGTCTATCCAGGGCTGGGCGCGTCGGTTCTGGCAGGGGTCCCACGACCACCGGGGCACCCCAGAAGCGCCGGGTAGGGTGGCGACTCTAATTGAGCAGCCAGGTGGCACCTGCAAGGGTATGGCCTTCCGGGTATCACCCAGTGTGTTCGAACATTTGGACGTGCGGGAAAAGAACGGTTATTTGAGGTTTTCCACAGCTCTGACGTTCGAAAACGGTAGCTATGCGCAAGGGCTGGTATATATCGCCACCGCGGACAATGAAGTGTTCTTAGGTCATGCGCCCGAAGCCGATATAGCTCGCCAGATTGCTACAGCAACAGGCCCCAGCGGCCCCAACTCCGAATACCTCTTCAGACTGGCTGAGTCATTACGAACACTAGGTGACGAGTGTACGCACACATTTTCTATAGAAGCGTTCCTAAAATCAGACTCCTGA
- a CDS encoding DMT family transporter, with protein sequence MSGKTVNSAILLLVLGNAMALISDVFIKLMEPGFPILQFAFLRCLITLVFLLPLARKIDRSNLFAGFKVHALRAHIHLVGLLCMIVALSNLPLATANAVFYAAPILVMVFSVFIFRETLSPLSVIAVFSGFAGIIVILRPMEFNWAAIAALGSAFSLAINAVMVRKLPKGQSTVHKLFLNYLLVIPASALLAGWEWQQGATWHPEILFSAAGSAFFILGYNITVLLAYRQVDANQVTSAEYTGLIWAVAIGWIWFNEVPDWWFLVGSMMVVVPLVLIGLNQRRKSPPRGFNPATRPQDQEANSGV encoded by the coding sequence ATGTCAGGCAAAACTGTAAACAGCGCAATTCTCTTGCTTGTGCTAGGCAACGCCATGGCTTTGATATCTGACGTATTTATCAAGCTCATGGAGCCGGGCTTTCCCATTTTACAGTTCGCGTTTCTACGCTGCCTGATCACACTTGTGTTCCTGCTGCCGCTGGCGCGAAAAATTGACCGGAGCAACCTCTTCGCGGGCTTCAAGGTGCATGCGTTACGGGCGCACATTCACCTGGTGGGCCTGCTGTGCATGATCGTAGCTCTGAGTAACCTACCGCTGGCCACGGCCAACGCAGTGTTTTATGCAGCGCCGATTCTTGTGATGGTATTTTCAGTATTCATCTTCCGGGAAACCCTCTCGCCCCTGAGTGTGATCGCGGTGTTCAGCGGCTTTGCGGGCATCATCGTTATCCTGCGCCCAATGGAGTTCAATTGGGCCGCCATTGCAGCGCTGGGGTCGGCGTTCTCGCTGGCTATCAATGCCGTTATGGTACGCAAGCTGCCAAAGGGCCAGAGCACGGTGCACAAGCTGTTTCTTAACTACCTGCTGGTCATTCCGGCCTCTGCATTACTTGCGGGATGGGAGTGGCAACAAGGCGCAACCTGGCACCCGGAGATTCTGTTTTCTGCGGCGGGTTCTGCATTTTTTATTCTGGGCTACAACATCACTGTTCTGCTGGCTTACCGCCAGGTGGATGCGAACCAGGTGACCAGTGCGGAATATACGGGGCTGATTTGGGCTGTGGCTATCGGCTGGATATGGTTTAACGAAGTACCAGACTGGTGGTTCTTGGTGGGTAGCATGATGGTTGTTGTGCCGCTGGTGCTGATTGGCCTTAACCAGCGTCGGAAATCACCGCCCAGGGGGTTTAATCCCGCCACTCGCCCGCAAGATCAGGAAGCTAACTCAGGAGTCTGA
- a CDS encoding ABC transporter ATP-binding protein, which translates to MQPEQKPELLRIENLHAWYGESHILHGLNLTLREGEVITLLGRNGSGRTTTLKAILGLVSKRTGSIKIHGTEIINMPTHRIAHVGKLGYCPEERGIFASLNVDENLELPPVVAKGGLSVDEIYTMFPNLKERRKSQGSKLSGGEQQMLAIARILRTGASLLLLDEITEGLAPVILKSLGSVIRKLRERGFTIILVEQNFHFAAPLADRHYVIEHGKVVQQIDAADLEAKKEQLNRHLSV; encoded by the coding sequence ATGCAGCCTGAGCAAAAGCCGGAATTACTGCGGATTGAGAACTTGCATGCCTGGTACGGCGAATCCCATATACTCCATGGCCTGAATCTGACGCTTCGCGAGGGTGAAGTCATTACTCTGCTAGGCCGAAACGGTTCCGGACGAACGACAACCTTGAAAGCCATACTCGGGCTGGTCAGTAAACGCACCGGCTCCATCAAAATCCACGGCACCGAAATTATCAATATGCCGACACACCGGATTGCCCACGTGGGCAAACTTGGGTACTGCCCGGAAGAGCGGGGTATTTTTGCCTCTCTGAACGTAGATGAAAACCTCGAATTGCCTCCGGTAGTCGCCAAAGGTGGGCTGTCGGTAGACGAAATCTACACCATGTTTCCCAACCTGAAAGAACGCCGTAAAAGCCAGGGATCCAAGCTCTCCGGCGGCGAGCAGCAGATGCTGGCGATTGCCCGAATCCTGCGCACGGGTGCCTCCCTTCTGTTACTGGACGAGATTACCGAAGGGCTTGCCCCGGTAATCCTGAAAAGCCTGGGTAGTGTTATTCGAAAACTAAGAGAAAGGGGCTTCACGATTATTCTGGTAGAACAGAATTTTCACTTTGCCGCACCTTTGGCGGATCGGCATTACGTGATCGAGCACGGCAAGGTGGTACAACAAATTGATGCGGCCGACCTTGAGGCCAAAAAAGAGCAGTTGAACAGACACCTGAGTGTCTGA
- a CDS encoding branched-chain amino acid ABC transporter permease, producing the protein MSIEVILAQALLGLNVGVFYAMLSLGLAVIFGLLNIINFAHGAMYMLGAFIALIGYSFLEQWFGVSVQIGFWASLVLVPLLVGLLGVLIERFLLRRLYELDHIYGLLLTFGITLILQGLFSNYFNVSGTPYPGQPESLSGVVDLGFMYFPTYRLFAIVFSLVVCFATWFFIEHTKLGSRLRAGVENPDLTQAFGLNVPLMITLTFAFGAGLAGLAGVLAAPMYSVSPLMGADLIIVVFAVVVIGGMGSIMGAILSGLALGLIEGLTKVFYPPAASTVIFFLMVLVLLFRPAGLFGKEK; encoded by the coding sequence GTGTCGATAGAAGTCATTCTTGCTCAGGCGCTGCTTGGGCTTAATGTCGGTGTGTTTTACGCCATGTTGAGCCTCGGGCTTGCGGTGATATTCGGACTGTTGAACATCATCAACTTCGCCCACGGCGCCATGTATATGCTCGGTGCCTTTATCGCATTGATTGGCTACTCCTTTCTGGAGCAGTGGTTCGGTGTCAGCGTCCAGATTGGCTTCTGGGCGTCGCTGGTTCTGGTGCCATTGCTGGTCGGTCTGCTGGGGGTGCTCATTGAGCGCTTCCTGCTCAGGCGCCTGTACGAACTGGATCACATATACGGGCTGCTGCTGACCTTCGGAATTACTCTGATTCTTCAGGGCCTGTTCTCCAACTATTTCAACGTCTCCGGCACCCCCTACCCGGGTCAGCCGGAGAGCTTGAGTGGGGTGGTGGACCTTGGTTTTATGTATTTCCCCACCTATCGTCTGTTCGCCATCGTGTTCTCGCTCGTGGTGTGTTTTGCCACCTGGTTCTTCATTGAGCACACTAAATTAGGCTCGCGTCTGAGAGCCGGCGTCGAAAACCCGGACCTGACTCAGGCGTTTGGTCTTAACGTTCCGCTGATGATAACCCTGACCTTTGCTTTCGGTGCTGGTCTGGCGGGGCTCGCCGGCGTACTGGCTGCTCCGATGTACTCGGTCAGCCCCCTGATGGGGGCCGACCTGATCATCGTGGTGTTCGCTGTTGTGGTGATCGGCGGCATGGGCTCCATCATGGGCGCCATTCTCTCCGGTCTTGCACTTGGCCTCATCGAAGGCCTGACCAAGGTGTTCTACCCACCCGCTGCCAGCACCGTCATTTTCTTCCTGATGGTACTGGTGCTGCTATTCCGTCCGGCGGGACTGTTCGGTAAGGAGAAGTGA
- a CDS encoding ABC transporter ATP-binding protein, which yields MTDHTQKPAAILETCGLTKNFKGFTAIKDVNLSVQTGTIHALIGPNGAGKTTFFNLLTKFLTPSSGKIIYDGRDITHAKPAGIAQLGLVRSFQISAVFPHLSARENVRIALQRKLQVSYQFWRPMQILDQLNEKAQATLEQVGLGTFGDVKAVKLPYGQKRALEIATTIALEPRLMLLDEPTQGMSAEDVSTVTDLIKRVVEGRTIVMVEHNLNVVSTLADQITVLNRGEILAEGNYAEVSKNPEVMEAYMGTTDAA from the coding sequence GTGACCGACCATACCCAGAAACCGGCCGCTATTCTGGAAACCTGCGGTCTCACCAAAAACTTTAAGGGCTTCACCGCCATCAAGGACGTCAATCTCAGTGTCCAAACCGGCACGATCCATGCCTTGATAGGCCCCAATGGGGCAGGCAAAACTACGTTTTTTAATCTGCTGACCAAGTTCCTGACGCCGTCATCCGGCAAGATTATCTATGACGGCCGGGACATTACCCACGCCAAGCCGGCAGGCATCGCCCAGCTCGGTCTGGTTCGCTCGTTTCAGATTTCAGCCGTGTTTCCCCATCTTTCAGCAAGGGAAAACGTTCGCATTGCACTGCAACGAAAACTGCAGGTGTCCTACCAGTTCTGGCGCCCGATGCAGATTCTCGACCAACTCAACGAGAAAGCTCAGGCGACGCTGGAGCAGGTCGGTCTTGGCACTTTTGGGGACGTAAAAGCGGTTAAACTGCCTTATGGACAAAAAAGGGCATTGGAAATAGCCACGACCATTGCGCTGGAACCGAGGCTGATGTTGCTGGATGAGCCCACTCAAGGCATGAGTGCGGAAGATGTGAGCACGGTGACCGATCTGATCAAACGCGTGGTCGAGGGCAGGACTATCGTCATGGTTGAGCACAACCTCAATGTGGTATCGACGCTCGCCGACCAGATCACCGTACTGAACCGGGGCGAAATCCTTGCGGAAGGCAATTATGCCGAGGTTTCCAAAAACCCCGAGGTGATGGAAGCTTATATGGGTACGACTGATGCAGCCTGA
- a CDS encoding ornithine cyclodeaminase family protein, which translates to MRIISAQEVGSALAWPALIERLANTFRHGVEAPPRHHHAMHRPDGEATMLLMPAWEQAGYIGMKMVNVFPQNANAGLPAISGLYILCEGQHGTPLACIDGSALTSRRTAAASALAARELSRQDVSSLLVVGTGKLAPMLIEAHATVRPIRKVRIWGRNPNKAAALAERFSDRFDCEAVNDLETAVPEADIISCATLSTEPLIRGEWLQPGSHLDLVGAFRPTMRETDSQCLARSEVFVDTYAGAMGEAGDILQAINEGAFSETSLRAELAELIRGDKPGRTNDQAITLFKSVGASLEDLAAAIEVWETLENN; encoded by the coding sequence ATGCGTATTATTTCTGCACAAGAGGTGGGGAGCGCGCTGGCATGGCCAGCACTGATCGAACGTCTTGCCAATACGTTCCGGCATGGCGTGGAAGCCCCACCACGACACCATCACGCCATGCATCGGCCGGATGGCGAGGCCACCATGCTGCTGATGCCCGCCTGGGAACAGGCGGGGTATATCGGCATGAAAATGGTCAACGTGTTCCCACAAAATGCCAACGCCGGCCTGCCCGCCATCTCCGGTTTATATATTCTGTGTGAAGGCCAGCACGGCACTCCTCTGGCCTGCATCGATGGCAGCGCGCTAACCAGCCGGCGCACCGCAGCGGCTTCTGCCCTGGCGGCCCGTGAGCTGTCGCGACAAGACGTTTCATCATTGTTGGTAGTCGGCACCGGCAAGCTGGCACCCATGCTGATAGAGGCTCACGCCACGGTGCGCCCTATCCGCAAGGTGCGGATATGGGGCCGCAATCCGAACAAGGCTGCAGCGCTGGCTGAACGTTTCAGCGATCGCTTTGATTGTGAAGCGGTGAATGACCTGGAAACCGCTGTTCCCGAAGCAGACATCATCAGTTGTGCGACCCTGTCAACCGAACCACTGATCCGGGGCGAATGGCTGCAACCCGGCAGCCATCTCGATCTGGTCGGCGCGTTCCGGCCAACCATGCGGGAAACCGACAGTCAGTGCCTGGCTCGCAGCGAGGTATTCGTGGACACCTACGCCGGTGCTATGGGCGAAGCCGGAGATATACTGCAGGCCATCAACGAGGGTGCATTCAGTGAAACCAGCCTGCGCGCCGAACTGGCGGAACTGATCAGGGGCGACAAGCCTGGGCGCACCAATGACCAAGCCATAACCCTGTTCAAATCCGTGGGCGCCTCGCTCGAAGACCTTGCCGCCGCCATCGAGGTATGGGAAACCCTGGAAAATAACTAG
- a CDS encoding Re/Si-specific NAD(P)(+) transhydrogenase subunit alpha has translation MKIGIPKEIYTDERRVAATPPSVHKLIALGYEVTVETGAGEAAHYRDEAYESVGATIAADTGSLWRDADFILKVRAPMQNPALGKHEADLMKEGGFLASYIWPGQNSELLKQLAARKITTFAIDSLPRISRAQKMDALSAMANIAGYRAVVEAANHFGRFFTGQMTAAGKVPPAKVMVIGAGVAGLAAVGAANSLGAIVRAFDTRLEVKEQVESMGAEFLQLDFDEEEGAGTGGYAKQMSDEFIKAEMALFAEQAKEVDIIITTALIPGKPAPKLITADMVKSMKPGSVVVDLASERGGNCELTEPGKIVVQHDVTLIGFTDLPSRMAKVASDLYATNLFHLVTELTPEKDGKPQVNMEDDVIRGLTVVLDQEVTWPPPQPQTPTSPKPAPGTEEPSAEQKAAAHKESQRRSLIGKGAVLIVTIAALYGVGAHAPESFLRHFTVFVLACFIGWQVVWNVTASLHTPLMSVTNAISGIIVIGAMLHLAQADNVAVGIMAFVAVLIASINVGGGFRVTHRMLKMFRR, from the coding sequence ATGAAAATTGGCATTCCGAAAGAGATATATACAGACGAACGGCGGGTTGCAGCGACACCACCCTCGGTGCACAAGCTAATTGCCTTGGGCTACGAGGTCACTGTTGAAACCGGTGCCGGCGAGGCGGCGCACTATCGCGATGAGGCCTACGAGTCCGTTGGTGCAACCATTGCAGCGGATACCGGCTCGTTATGGCGCGACGCGGATTTCATCCTGAAGGTTCGTGCACCCATGCAGAACCCCGCGTTGGGCAAGCATGAAGCTGATTTGATGAAGGAAGGCGGCTTTCTAGCCAGTTATATCTGGCCAGGCCAGAACTCTGAGCTTCTGAAGCAGCTTGCTGCCCGAAAAATTACCACATTCGCTATCGACAGCCTGCCCCGCATCAGCCGCGCCCAGAAAATGGATGCGCTGAGCGCCATGGCCAATATCGCCGGATACCGCGCGGTGGTGGAGGCGGCCAATCACTTCGGGCGTTTCTTCACCGGCCAGATGACGGCGGCAGGTAAGGTGCCACCGGCCAAGGTAATGGTAATCGGTGCCGGCGTGGCCGGGCTCGCGGCTGTGGGCGCTGCTAACAGCTTGGGCGCGATTGTCCGGGCCTTTGATACCCGGCTGGAAGTGAAAGAGCAGGTTGAAAGCATGGGCGCCGAGTTTCTTCAGTTGGATTTTGATGAGGAAGAAGGCGCGGGCACCGGCGGTTACGCCAAACAAATGAGCGATGAATTCATCAAGGCAGAGATGGCCCTGTTTGCGGAGCAGGCCAAAGAGGTGGACATTATTATCACCACCGCCCTGATTCCCGGCAAGCCTGCGCCCAAGCTGATCACGGCGGACATGGTGAAATCCATGAAGCCCGGCAGTGTGGTTGTCGATTTGGCGTCGGAGCGCGGCGGCAACTGCGAACTCACCGAGCCTGGCAAAATTGTCGTGCAACACGACGTCACGCTGATCGGCTTTACCGATTTGCCAAGCCGCATGGCCAAGGTCGCCAGTGATCTTTACGCCACTAACCTGTTCCATCTAGTGACTGAGCTGACGCCGGAGAAAGACGGCAAGCCACAGGTAAACATGGAAGATGACGTGATTCGTGGCCTCACGGTGGTACTGGATCAAGAGGTGACCTGGCCACCACCTCAGCCGCAGACACCAACCAGCCCCAAACCCGCGCCCGGCACAGAAGAGCCCTCGGCGGAACAGAAAGCGGCAGCGCACAAGGAATCTCAACGCCGCAGCCTGATTGGCAAGGGCGCGGTGCTAATTGTCACCATTGCTGCGCTTTATGGCGTGGGCGCTCACGCACCGGAAAGCTTCCTGAGGCATTTCACGGTATTTGTGCTTGCCTGTTTTATTGGCTGGCAGGTTGTCTGGAACGTGACAGCCTCTCTGCACACGCCATTGATGAGTGTGACCAACGCTATCAGCGGCATTATCGTGATTGGTGCCATGTTACACCTGGCCCAGGCGGACAATGTCGCGGTCGGGATTATGGCGTTTGTAGCGGTGCTGATTGCCAGCATCAACGTAGGGGGCGGCTTCCGGGTTACCCATCGCATGCTTAAAATGTTCCGCAGATAA
- a CDS encoding ABC transporter substrate-binding protein, which produces MFKHLKQGLVVAVAAASLTLPLTAAGALSDDKVKIGVLSDMSGVYKSLEGPGAVIAAEMAIEDFGGSVMGKSIELISADHQNKPDIGASTAREWIDAKEVDMITALDNSSVALSVQGLAKDKKIITMNTGAGSTALTEEQCSPYGIHYVYDTHALPVGTATAMVKNGGKKWFFITADYAFGHSLRDNTGAVVESMGGEVVGNVNAPLSTNDFSSYLLQAQSSGADVIGLANAGQDTVNAIKQANQFRIVQSGQKLAGMLVFLTDVHSMGLDIAQGLQFTTAFVWNQNEETKAWSNRFNERHGAMPTMVQAGVYSAVSNYLKAVKEAGTDDTETVRAKLGEMTLNDMFVKGGKIAPNGSMLHDMYLVEVKKPSESKSEWDLLNVVSKIPADQAYISMADTKCPLVN; this is translated from the coding sequence ATGTTCAAGCACTTGAAACAAGGACTGGTCGTCGCTGTGGCTGCGGCGTCCCTCACATTACCTCTAACCGCAGCCGGAGCTTTGTCTGACGACAAGGTCAAGATCGGCGTACTCAGTGACATGTCGGGGGTCTATAAGTCTCTGGAGGGCCCCGGTGCCGTTATCGCAGCTGAAATGGCCATCGAAGACTTTGGCGGTTCGGTTATGGGCAAATCCATTGAGTTGATCTCAGCAGACCACCAGAACAAACCGGATATTGGCGCCAGCACCGCACGTGAATGGATCGACGCCAAAGAAGTGGACATGATCACGGCCCTGGATAACTCCTCGGTCGCGCTTTCCGTTCAGGGCCTTGCCAAGGACAAGAAAATCATCACCATGAATACCGGTGCTGGTTCCACCGCGCTGACGGAAGAACAGTGCTCGCCCTATGGCATTCACTATGTCTACGATACCCATGCCCTGCCAGTGGGTACAGCCACCGCGATGGTTAAAAACGGCGGCAAGAAATGGTTTTTTATCACTGCGGACTATGCCTTCGGGCATTCACTGCGAGATAACACCGGTGCGGTAGTAGAAAGCATGGGCGGCGAGGTGGTCGGCAATGTCAACGCACCGCTCTCCACCAATGACTTCTCGTCCTATCTGCTGCAGGCCCAATCGTCCGGTGCAGACGTAATCGGGCTGGCCAATGCCGGCCAGGATACAGTCAATGCCATCAAGCAGGCTAACCAGTTCCGTATTGTCCAAAGTGGTCAGAAACTGGCTGGCATGCTGGTGTTCCTGACCGATGTGCACAGTATGGGTCTCGACATAGCTCAGGGTCTGCAATTTACCACCGCCTTTGTCTGGAACCAGAATGAAGAAACCAAAGCGTGGTCCAACCGATTCAATGAGCGCCATGGTGCCATGCCAACGATGGTCCAGGCGGGTGTCTATTCGGCTGTGTCCAACTACCTGAAAGCGGTCAAGGAAGCCGGAACGGACGATACCGAGACGGTTCGCGCCAAACTGGGAGAAATGACTCTGAACGACATGTTCGTGAAAGGTGGCAAAATTGCCCCCAACGGCTCCATGCTGCACGACATGTACCTGGTGGAAGTGAAAAAGCCCTCGGAATCGAAAAGCGAGTGGGACCTGCTGAACGTGGTCTCAAAGATTCCCGCAGATCAGGCCTACATCTCAATGGCAGACACCAAATGTCCGCTGGTTAATTAA
- a CDS encoding branched-chain amino acid ABC transporter permease — MTNRILFILMLVAGLTAPFFAYPVFVMDLLCFALFACAFNLLLGYAGLLSFGHAAFFGGAAYITGYVTKEWGFSPLLGILAGTGFTLVLGSIFGFLAIRRQGIYFAMVTLALAQIIYFLALQMPFTGGENGLQGIPRGELFGFIDLNNSLAMYYFVFAIFLIGFGIIYRTIYSPFGVVLEAIRENESRALSLGYDVDRFKLLAFVISASIAGLAGATKAIVFQFAALTNAHWQTSGEVILMTLVGGLGTVFGPVVGAITVGALSHELSSFGSWVQVILGTIFVVCVMVFRRGIVGEIQRLATRKQD; from the coding sequence ATGACCAATCGTATCCTGTTTATTCTGATGCTTGTTGCAGGCCTGACCGCACCGTTCTTCGCCTACCCGGTGTTTGTTATGGATCTGCTGTGCTTCGCGCTGTTTGCGTGCGCCTTCAATCTGTTACTGGGTTATGCCGGGCTCTTGTCGTTTGGCCACGCTGCTTTTTTCGGCGGCGCTGCCTATATCACGGGGTATGTCACCAAGGAGTGGGGCTTTTCGCCGCTACTCGGTATATTGGCAGGAACCGGGTTTACCCTGGTTCTTGGCAGCATTTTTGGCTTCCTGGCGATTCGTCGGCAAGGCATCTATTTCGCCATGGTCACCCTGGCCCTGGCACAGATCATCTATTTTCTGGCGCTGCAGATGCCGTTTACCGGCGGCGAGAACGGCTTGCAGGGCATCCCCCGGGGCGAGCTATTCGGATTCATTGATCTGAACAACTCCCTCGCCATGTACTACTTTGTGTTCGCCATTTTCCTGATCGGATTCGGCATCATCTACCGCACCATTTATTCGCCGTTTGGCGTGGTACTCGAGGCAATCCGGGAGAACGAATCCCGCGCTTTGTCGCTGGGGTATGACGTAGACCGCTTCAAGCTGCTGGCCTTCGTTATCTCCGCTTCGATCGCCGGACTGGCCGGTGCCACCAAGGCGATCGTTTTCCAGTTTGCCGCACTCACCAACGCCCATTGGCAAACCTCCGGCGAGGTCATACTGATGACTCTCGTGGGTGGGCTGGGCACCGTTTTTGGCCCTGTCGTTGGCGCCATCACCGTCGGGGCCCTCAGTCATGAACTCTCATCCTTCGGCTCCTGGGTGCAGGTGATTCTGGGTACTATCTTCGTGGTTTGTGTGATGGTGTTCCGGCGTGGCATCGTCGGTGAGATCCAGCGACTGGCCACCCGTAAACAGGATTAG
- a CDS encoding MarC family protein has translation MFEMFFSTYISSTIRFLFLLAPFFAVSMFIALTRGLPAAEKASIIRRACIAASVMGVILFFGGPVLFSAIGITLDSFRIGAGTLLFLTAISLVTSGTRNHATGLPEEDRDDIAVVPLAVPVMIGPATIGAILVYGAELKKVPEVAGGLLGLLSGLFILGILLHLSGYLEKVLGKTGLNILSKISGLVLSAMAAEIVLTGVTGFIASTGL, from the coding sequence ATGTTTGAGATGTTTTTCAGCACGTACATCAGCAGTACGATCCGCTTCCTGTTTCTGCTGGCGCCGTTCTTTGCGGTGTCCATGTTTATCGCCTTAACCCGTGGGTTGCCGGCTGCTGAAAAAGCCTCGATTATCCGCCGGGCCTGTATCGCAGCTTCCGTTATGGGAGTCATACTGTTCTTTGGCGGCCCTGTGCTGTTCAGTGCGATTGGCATTACCCTGGATTCCTTCCGCATTGGTGCCGGTACGCTACTGTTCCTAACCGCCATCAGCTTGGTCACCAGTGGCACCCGCAACCACGCCACCGGCCTGCCCGAAGAAGATCGCGACGACATTGCAGTAGTGCCACTTGCGGTCCCGGTAATGATTGGCCCCGCCACCATAGGTGCTATTCTGGTGTACGGCGCCGAACTCAAGAAGGTACCGGAAGTTGCCGGTGGCCTGTTAGGCCTGCTTTCCGGTTTGTTTATTCTGGGTATACTGCTGCACCTGTCTGGGTATCTGGAAAAAGTTCTGGGTAAAACCGGCCTCAACATTCTCTCCAAAATCAGCGGCCTTGTTCTCTCGGCCATGGCAGCGGAGATTGTACTAACCGGCGTCACGGGCTTTATCGCCAGCACCGGTTTATAA